One genomic window of Nicotiana sylvestris chromosome 10, ASM39365v2, whole genome shotgun sequence includes the following:
- the LOC104243118 gene encoding uncharacterized protein: protein MPKDRRMNSFSFNRANASPYACSSKNSDLESQKSLPPVGNEREWEEARCPLCMEHPHNAVLLLCSSQDKGCRPYMCDTSYRHSNCFDQFCKSSAVGAQQEGDNLSGTAFRRGSWGQALSGAPRSHVQQQPELVCPLCRGHVKGWIIVEAARNFMNSKTRSCSLETCNFAGNYAELRKHARTQHPSERPSEADPSRRSDWTRLELQRDFEDAFTAYQAPFGDDFPGYDFLTELPLDDGQFDLLDGYLEAEEVLNEDINMLLDFEFELSFSFLNEFSLVPSAWDWDESPSYAGGSAYQSASSSRSQNRGSRRSASRSNNHEARPTATRSTNLSWRRRPSSFRERRRNR, encoded by the coding sequence ATGCCGAAAGATAGAAGGATGAATTCCTTTTCCTTCAACCGGGCAAACGCATCTCCTTATGCTTGCAGCTCAAAGAATTCTGACCTCGAGTCCCAGAAATCTTTGCCACCAGTTGGGAATGAAAGAGAATGGGAAGAAGCTAGGTGTCCACTATGTATGGAGCATCCACACAATGCTGTCCTTTTACTTTGTTCTTCACAAGACAAGGGTTGTCGGCCTTATATGTGCGACACAAGTTATCGACATTCTAATTGTTTTGATCAATTTTGTAAGTCATCTGCTGTAGGAGCTCAACAAGAGGGAGATAATTTATCAGGAACTGCATTCCGCAGAGGAAGTTGGGGGCAAGCATTATCAGGGGCACCTAGGTCTCATGTGCAGCAGCAGCCTGAGCTTGTTTGCCCTCTTTGCCGGGGACATGTCAAAGGATGGATTATTGTAGAGGCTGCTCGTAATTTCATGAACTCCAAAACAAGGAGTTGTTCCTTGGAGACATGCAATTTCGCTGGTAATTATGCTGAACTAAGAAAGCATGCAAGGACTCAACATCCCTCTGAGAGGCCATCTGAAGCTGACCCTAGCCGACGGTCTGACTGGACAAGGTTGGAGCTACAAAGGGACTTTGAAGATGCTTTTACTGCATATCAGGCACCATTTGGTGATGACTTTCCAGGATATGACTTTCTAACTGAGCTGCCTCTCGACGATGGTCAATTTGACCTGTTAGATGGTTACTTAGAGGCTGAGGAGGTACTAAATGAAGACATCAATATGTTATTGGATTTTGAATTTGAGCTCTCGTTCTCTTTCCTGAATGAGTTCTCTTTGGTGCCTTCGGCATGGGATTGGGATGAGTCTCCTAGTTATGCTGGTGGGAGCGCCTATCAATCAGCGAGTAGTTCTAGGTCTCAAAACAGGGGATCTAGAAGATCAGCATCAAGGTCCAATAACCACGAGGCAAGGCCAACAGCTACAAGAAGCACAAATCTGTCATGGAGGCGCAGACCTAGCTCATTTAGGGAACGGAGACGGAACAGATGA